The Paeniglutamicibacter sulfureus genome includes a region encoding these proteins:
- a CDS encoding polysaccharide deacetylase family protein, with protein sequence MASMVSRSTLLRFIAVPTLAVPLAGCGVPLSTHWQGYPANSKAESQDAPSATAEPTGPDCAKVKCVALTFDDGPGPHTEALLDILDEHNAKATFFLIGKDVAKHPEIVRDELARGHEIGNHTWSHQDLAKISPAAAQRELQEGREAIEKATGAAPTVMRPPYGTITESLKKAQTVPVALWSDDTLDWKTRDAKKTIKAAQSVKPGSIVLMHDIHKSTIDAMPKILEDLDSQGYHFVTVSDLVGKPNPGVGYKTGQQPPTKD encoded by the coding sequence ATGGCCAGCATGGTTTCCCGCTCCACGCTTCTTCGTTTCATTGCCGTCCCTACACTCGCCGTCCCCCTGGCAGGCTGCGGCGTTCCGCTGAGCACGCACTGGCAGGGGTACCCGGCGAACTCAAAGGCGGAGTCCCAGGACGCGCCAAGCGCCACGGCTGAACCCACGGGCCCCGACTGCGCCAAGGTCAAGTGCGTGGCGCTGACCTTTGACGACGGGCCCGGACCCCACACCGAGGCGCTGCTCGACATCCTCGATGAGCACAACGCCAAGGCGACGTTCTTCCTCATCGGCAAGGACGTCGCAAAGCATCCGGAAATCGTGCGTGACGAATTGGCCAGGGGGCATGAAATCGGAAACCACACATGGTCCCACCAAGACCTCGCGAAAATCTCCCCGGCCGCCGCCCAACGCGAATTGCAAGAGGGCCGCGAGGCCATTGAGAAGGCCACCGGAGCCGCCCCGACGGTGATGCGTCCCCCCTACGGCACGATCACGGAGAGCCTGAAAAAGGCGCAGACCGTACCCGTGGCCCTGTGGAGCGACGACACCCTGGACTGGAAGACGCGTGACGCCAAAAAAACCATCAAGGCGGCCCAAAGCGTCAAGCCCGGATCCATCGTCCTGATGCACGACATCCACAAATCCACCATCGATGCCATGCCGAAGATCCTTGAGGACCTCGATTCCCAGGGCTACCATTTCGTCACCGTCAGTGATCTTGTCGGCAAGCCCAATCCGGGGGTCGGATACAAGACCGGCCAGCAACCGCCGACGAAGGATTGA